Within the Pengzhenrongella sicca genome, the region AAGGTCATGGACACCCTGACCACCGTCGGCCGCGGCCAGCGGCTCGGGCTGTTCGCCGGGTCCGGCGTCGGCAAGTCGAGCCTGCTGTCGATGATCGCGCGCGGCACCGACGCCGAGCTGACCGTCATCTCGCTCGTCGGCGAGCGCGGGCGAGAGGTCCGCGAGTTCATCGAGGACGACCTCGGCCCCGAGGGGCTGGCCCGCTCCGTCGTCGTCGTCGCGACCTCCGACGAGCCGGCGCTCGTCCGGCTGCGCTCGGCGTTCCTGGCGACGCGCATCGCGGAGTCCTACCGCGACGAGGGCGCCGACGTCGTGCTGATGATGGACTCGCTGACCCGCGTCGCCATGGCGCAGCGCGAGATCGGCCTCTCCGTCGGGGAGCCGCCCGCGACCCGCGGGTACCCGCCGTCCACCTTCGCGCTGCTGGCGCGCCTGCTCGAGCGCGCGGGCACGGGGCCGACCGGTTCGGTCACCGGCCTGTACACGGTGCTCGTCGACGGCGACGACCACAACGAGCCGATCGCCGACGCCGCCCGCTCCATCCTCGACGGGCACATCGTGCTCGACCGCAAGCTCGCCGTGGCCGGCCACTTCCCGAGCGTCGACGCGCTCGCGTCGATCTCCCGCGTCGCGTCGCGCGTCACGACCGACGAGCAGCGCCGCCTCGCGACGGTCCTGCGCCGCGTCATGGCCGCGCGCCGGCAGGCCCAGGACCTCCTCGACGTCGGCGCGTACGCGGCCGGCACCAACCCCCTCGTGGACGCCGCCGTCGCGCACGCCGACGCGATCGACCACTTCCTGCGCCAGCGCATGGACGAGCAGGTGCCGGCGCCCGACTCCTGGCAGCAGCTCGCCGCGCTCGTCACCCGGCTCGGGGTGGCCTGATGGAGCGCGCGTTCCGCCTCGCCGGCCTGCTGCGCCTGCGCAAGCTGCAGGAGGACCAGGCCGCCGCGCGGCTCGCCGCCGCCAACGCCGCGCTCCGCCGCACGCAGGTCCGCCGCGACGGCACGTACGCGAGCCTCGCCCGCCATGCCCTGCCCGACGGCGACCACCGCGCGTGGGGTGTCGCCGTCGCCGGCCGCGCCGCGCTGGGCGGCCTGCTCGGGGAGGCGACGACGGCGGTCGTCGGCGCCCATGAGCGCGTCACCCTCGACACCAGCGCCTGGTCGGCGACCCGGTCGCGGTCGGTCGGGCTCGAGAAGCTCGAGGACAAGCACCGGGTGATCGTGCAGCACGAGGACGACCGGCTCGAGCAGATCGTGCTCGACGAGATCGCGTCCCGGGGTCCGCGCGGCATCCAGGTACCGAGCACGACGGGGGAGCAGCGATGACGGCCATCACCGAGATCCAGGGCCGCATCGGCGAGATCCAGGCCGCGATGCAGACCCTACGGACTGGGGCGACGCAGACGTCGGCCACGACCTCGGCGTCGGCCGCGGCGGCGCTGGCCGCCGCGACGACCGAGTCGTCGACGTCGTTCGCGGACGCCCTGGCCGCCCTGACGGGCACCGGCGCGACCGCTACCGCGACGACCGGGGACACCACGGCGGGCTCGACGACGGCGACCGGCGCGTCGCTCGTCGCCGCCGCCGGGAAGTACGTCGGGGTCCCGTACGTGTGGGGCGGCGAGGACCCGGCGACCGGGCTCGACTGCTCGGGGCTCGTGCAGCGCGCGATGGCCGACCTCGGCATCGACGTCCCTCGGGTGGCCAAGGACCAGGCGAAGCTCGGCACCGCCGTCGCGTCGCTCGACGAGGCGAAGGCGGGCGACCTGCTGGTCTTCGACGGCGGCTCGCACATCGGCATCTACGTGGGGGATGGCAGGATGATCGACGCACCGAAGCCCGGCAAGTCCGTCGCGGTGCGCGACGTGTTCGAGACGCCCACGGCCATCCGCCGGGTGCTCCCCGAGGCGAGCGCCCCGACCGCGGACACGTCCACCGTGACGACGACCGCGGACCTCCAGCGGTACGCGCTGACGATGATGAGCCAGCGGGTGGCCGCATGAGCATGCAGGCGGTGGCGGCGCCCGCCCGCGCCGAGCAGGGCGGCGCGCCGACGGGGCGCGGTCGCCGCGACGGGGCGGCGTCCTCGACCGCGTTCGCGGCCGTGCTCGGCTCTGAGCTCGCCCAGCCGGAGTCCGCCCAGCCCGAGCCTGCCCAACCCGAGAGCGGCCAGCCGGAGCTTGCCCCGCCCGAGTTCGCCCAACCCGACGCCCAGCCCGAGGCCGACGTCGTGGCCGTGCCGGTCGACGTGCGTCCGGTACCGGCGGCAGTGCTCGCAGCGGTGCTCGCCAGCCCGCCCGCCGATGCGGCGGACGTGCGCGCTGCGGCCGCCGACGCGAGTCCGCGCGACCACGCCGTGGTCGACGACGCGGTGGTCGACGACGCGGTGGTCGACGCTGTCACGGACCCGACCATCGGGCCGAATGCCGTCGAGCAGGGTCTCCCCGGTGCGAATCTCGGCTCGCTCACGGTCACCGCGGTGCCGGCCGCCGGCGCGCCGGTGGCCGCTCCCGTCGTGCCGACGAGCGCGCAGGCCGTCACTGCCCCGGCACCCACCGCCTCGGGTCCGGCCGCTCCGACACCGACCGCGCTGGCCACGACCGCGCCTGCGACGACGTCGCTCGCCGCGACCGCGCCGGCCGCCGCCTCGCTGCCGGGCCCGAGCGCCGGGCCCGCCCTCGGCGGCGCCGCGCGTCCGCTCGCGGCCGTCGCACCGGCTCCCCTCGTTCCGGCCGCCGTCGCGCCGGTCGCGGCCCCCGCGATCGACGGCGCCGCGCCTGCCCAGGGAGAGACCGCCCGTTCTGTCGCGGTGGGTGGCCCCGGCGTGACCTTCGGGGCGTATCTCGCCGCGAGCGCCGCGGCGCCCGTGGGTCGGACGCCGGCGTCGGCCTTGACCGCTTCGACCGGGTCGACGGCCGTGACCGCCGCGGCCGAGTCGACCGCCTCGCCCACCGCGACGGCGGCCGTCGCGCCGACCGGCGCCCCCGCGACGCTCGCTGCGGCGCTCGTCGCCGGGCTCGTGCCGGCCGCCGGGCCCGCGCTGCGCGCGGGCGCGACGAGCACCGACGAGGCCGCGATCCGCGGTGCCGGCCCGGTGCTGGCCGCCGCGCCGGCTGCCGCCGAGCCCTCCTCGGTCGCCGCCGCGACCGGGAGCCCCACGTCGACGGTTGCCCCTGCGGCGCCCGGCGATCCCGCCGCGGCACTCGCGGGCGCGCCGTCGCTCGTGCCCGCGACGCCCGCCGCGCCCGTCGCGACCGCCACGCCCGCCGCGCCGCTGCCGAGCGTCGCGCCCGAGCGCGCGGTCGCCACGCAGCTGGCGGGCCCGATCGCCGAGCTTCGCTCGGCGGGGCCGGGGGAGCACGTGCTTGTGGTCCGCGTCTCGCCCGAGAGCATCGGCCCGGTGCGCGTCCTCGCGCACCTCGGTGCCGACGGCGTGCGGATCGAGCTGCTCGGCGGCTCCGACCAGGCCAAGGAGGCGCTGCGCGCGGCGCTGCCGGACCTGCGCCGCGAGCTCGCCGCCGTCGGCCTCAACGCCGCCCTGTCGCTCGGCTCGGACGGTCGCCAGCCGGGGCCTGCCGGTGGCGGCTTCGGGCACACCGGGTCGGAGGGCTCCAGGGCCCGCGGCGAGCCGCACGCCGCAGGCAGCGGCCAGCAGGGTCGCGCCGGCTCGGGAGCCGACGGCTCCGCCGCCGACCTGCCCCCCGTTCGCACGGGCGCCGCCGGCGCCCGCCGCCTGGACATCACGATCTGATGCGTTACGACGAGGAGACCCGCCCATGACTGTCGAATCCATCGCCGCGGCGAGCGCCGGGACGAGCCTGACGAGCGACGTCGTCGGTGGCGGGATGTACACCGGCACCGCCGCCGCGAAAGACACCGCCTCCAACACGCTGGACAAGCAGGCCTTCCTCGAGCTGCTCGTCACGCAGCTGCGCAACCAGGACCCGAGCTCGCCCATGGACTCGAACACCCTGATGGCCCAGACGACCCAGATGGCCTCGATGGAGTCGCTCACGGAGATCTCGACGACCTCGCGCGAGGCGTTCGCGCTCCAGATGCGCGCCTCCGCCGCGGCCCTCGTCGGGCAGAGCGTCAGCTACTCCAACGGGACCGAAACCATCACGGGCATCGCGACCTCGGTCTCGTACGCGGCCTCGGTGCCGACCGTCACGGTCGGCGGCAAGGCGGTCCCGCTCGACTCCATCTCGACCGTCTCGACCACGGCCACGACTACTCCCTGACGAGCTCGCCCCGCCCAGCTCGCGCTCGACCCGCTCGCCCCGAACGTCCTCTCGACTGCACCGCCCCACCGAAGGGAAACACCATGCTTCGCTCGCTCTTCTCCGGCATCAGCGGCCTCAAGGCCCACCAGACGATGCTCGACGTGTCTGGCAACAACATCGCCAACGTCAACACGACCGGGTACAAGTCCTCGCAGACCCAGTTCCAGGACACGCTGTCGCAGGTCATCAGCACGGCAACGGCCGGCACCAACGCCGCGGGCGGGACGAACCCGGCCCAGGTCGGCCTCGGGGTCCGGGTCGCGGGCATCACCACGAACTTCACGCAGGGCGCCGCCCAGCTCACCAACGTGAGCACCGACATGATGATCAGCGGCGACGGCTTCTTCACCGTCCGCAGCGGCGCGCAGACGCTGTTCACCCGCGCCGGCGGCTTCAGCTTCGACTCGACCGGTCACCTCGTGACGGCGAGCGGGGCGTTCGTCCAGGGCTGGGCCGCGACCGACGGGGCGATCAACACGAACGGCGGGCTCAGCGACCTCCAGCTGCCGACCGAGGCGATGGGCGCGAAGGCGTCCACCGCGGCGTCGTTCACGGGGAACGTGCCCACCGACGCCGACGGGACCGCGGCGGACATCGTCCGCACGATCGACGTGTTCGACAACCTCGGCCAGTCCCGGACGGTCACCCTGACGTTCTCGAACACGGCCGCCGGCGCCTGGAGCGTCGCCGCCTCCGACGGCAGCGCCGCGGTCGCCGCGACGCCCCTCGCCTTCGACGCCGCGGGCAAGCTGACCTCGCCGACCTCGCTCGCGCTCGGCGCCGTGGCCGTCGACATCGGGGCCATCACTGGCTTCGCGAGCCTGAGCACCCTCGCCGCCGGCACCCAGGACGGCCAGGAGGCCGGCACGCTGCAGTCCTTCGCGCTGAGCTCGGACGGCACGCTCATGGGCTCCTACAGCAACGGGCTCACGCAGGCCATCGGCCAGCTCGCGCTCGCCACCTTCAACAACCCGGCGGGGCTCGAGAAGACCGGCGACTCGATGTACACGACGAGCGTCAACTCCGGCGCGGCGGAGATCGGCACGGCCGGCACCGGCGGCCGCGGCTCGCTCGCCAACGGCGCGCTCGAGATGTCGAACGTGGACCTCTCGTCCGAGTTCACCAACCTGATCATCGCCCAGCGCGGGTTCCAGGCGAACGCGCGCGTCATCACGACGTCCGACTCGCTGCTCGAGGAGCTCGTCAACCTCAAGCGCTGAGGTCGCCTGGCCTGACCTGCGCAGCGTCCGCATCCCGGGGTGCCCGAGGCCCCCCGGGCGCGGACGCTGCGCGGTCAGCAGACGAGAGCGGTTCGCGGCCCCGGAAGGCTCATGCCGACGCCGGACGGGCCGATGAGGTGGGTACAGGGCTCATGGATGGGCCCGATGGATCTAACCAAGGACGGGGAATGCTGTGATTATCGTGACGCGCCTGAATGGCCCCCAGTTCGCGATCAATCCCGATCTGCTCCAGCGCATCGACAGCACCCCGGACACGATCCTCACGCTCGTCGACGGCACCAAGTACATCGTGCAGGAGTCCATGCACGACGTCATCGAGCTCATCACCGAGTACCGCGCGGCCCTCGTGGCGCGCGCGCAGGATGTTCAGCAGAGCCTCGGCCTGCGGGCCGCTCCTGACCCGGCCGACGAGGCGCAGGCCGAGTCCGCGCTCGCGCCGCCCGTCCAGCTGCACCCGCGGAGGCTCTGATGGATCCGGCTGCGATCCTCGGGGTCGTCATCGCCTTCGGCGCCGTCCTCGCCTCGATTATCTTCGAGGGCTCCAGCCCGATGTCGGTGCTGCTGCCCGCGCCCATGCTGCTCGTGATCGGCGGAACCCTCGGTGCCGGCCTGACGGGCAGCACACTGAGGGACGCCAAGCGCGCGTTCGCCTCGCTGCCAGCGGTGTTCACCGCGAAGCTGCCCGAGCCCGAGGTCACGGTCGCCACCTTGGTCAGCCTCGCCGACCGGGCCCGGCGCGAGGGCCTGCTCGCGCTCGAGGACGCCGCCAAGGAGATCGACGACGCGTTCCTCAAGGCCGGCCTGCAGGCCGCCATCGACGGGACCGACCCCGAGGATCTGCGGATGATCCTCGACGACAAGATCCAGACCAAACGCGCCCAGGACCGATCGGTCGGCAAGTACTTCGCCGACATGGGCGGCTACGCCCCGACCATCGGGATCATCGGCACCGTCGTCTCCCTCGTCCACGTGCTCGAGAACCTGTCCTCCCCGGACGTGCTCGGCCCGCTGATCGCGGCGGCCTTCGTCGCGACGCTGTGGGGCCTGCTGACCGCGAACCTGCTCTGGCTCCCGCTCGCCTCGCGCATCAAGCGTCTCTCGGACCTCGAGTGCACCCAGATGGAGGTCGCCGTCGAGGGGCTGCTCGCGGTCCAGGCCGGTGCGAACCCGCGCCTGGTCGGCGAACGCCTGCGCAGCCTGCTGCCCGCCTCGGACGCCAAGGCCGACAAGCCCGCGAAGAAGGCCGCGGCGTGAGCGCGCAGAAGGGCCGCAAGCCCCGCGTCCACGAGGAGGAGCACGAGAACCACGAGCGGTGGGCGGTCAGCTACGCCGACATGATGACCGTGCTCGTCGGGCTCTTCATCGTGCTCTACGCGATGAGCCAGGTCGACCAGACGAAGTTCGAGGCGCTGCGCGGGTCGCTCGCGGCGGGCTTCGGCAACGCGTCGCCCACGGTGCTCACGGGTGCGGCGGGCCTCATGGACAGCGCCGGGACGGTCCCCGACACCGGCCTCCCGTCGGGGCCGGAGACGAACCAGATCGCCCCCGCCGCCGCCGTCGACCCCGCCGTCGACCCCGCGGACGTCCCCGCGACTGACGCCGGCGCGGACGGCGAGGTGCAGGCGGTCGCCCAGGCGCGCGACGAGCTGACGCGGCTGCTCGCGATGCAGGCCCAGATCGAAGCCAACCTCGCGGCGGTCGGCATGGCCGGGCAGGTGCGCTACGTCATCGACGCCCGCGGCCTGGTGATCGGGCTGGTCGCGAACGACTTCTACTTTGACGAGGGCAGCGCGGCGCTCAAGCCGGCCGCCACGACCGTCATCGACGCCGCCGGGCCCGTGCTCGCGGCGATCACCGACCAGATCTCGATCGAGGGCCACACGAACGCCACCCCGATCTCGGGCCGGTACGCGACCAACTGGGAGCTGTCCTCCGACCGCGCGACGCAGGTGCTGCGCCGGCTGGTCGAGAACAACGCTGTGCCCGGCGACCGCATCGCGGCCGTCGGCTACGGCTCGAGCCGGCCCCTCGTCGACAGCGGCGCGGACGCGCTGACGGCCAACCGCCGCGTCGACCTCGTCATCCACAGCCCGCTGCCCGAGCCGGTCCGCGAGTTGCTGCCCTCCATGGTCACCGGAACAGGAAAGTGAGTACGCGATGAGCATCGAGCAGAGGGTGGTCTCCAGTGCGGGGCGGTCCGTCGGCGGGATCCGGGCGGGGCGCGGCAAGCCAGAGCCCGAGCCCGTGGCGGAGGCCCCGAAGAAGCGGTTCGGCAAGCCCAGCAAGAAGGTGCTGATCATCGCGGTCGCGGTTCTCCTCGTCGTCGCGGGCGCCGTCTACTTCTTCCTCCTCAAGCCCGGCGGCTCCGACACCCCCGCCGCCGAGCCCGCGCCGGTCGCGGGCGAGGTGCTCACGGTCGACGCCGTGAGCGTCAACCTCGTCGACGGCCACTACCTGCGCCTAGGCCTCGGCCTGCAGCTGACCGAGGGGGAGCACGAGGGCGTGGACCCGGCCAAGGCCCTCGACCTCGCGATCGCCCTCTTCTCCGGGCACACCGTCGCCGAGGTCACCGATCCCGCCACGCGTGAGGCCCTCAAGGCCGAGCTCGTCGCCGAGCTGTCCGAGGCATACGAGGGAGAGGTGATGGATGTCTACCTGACCGACTTCGTCACGCAGTAGGCGCGCAGTAGGCGCGCGAGAGGCGCCCGGGGCCGCCCCGGTCGCGCCGCGTGCGGCGAGTTCCTCACAACCTTCGCGAGGTGGCCGATCAGAGGACCGTGACCGACCAGGAGACCAAGCAGGCACGTGTGCGTCGCGGCAAGCCTGGGGCTCCGGAGGTGTACGACTTTCGCCGGCCGATGACCCTGGTGCGCGACCACGCGCGCGTGCTCGAGGTCGCCTTCGAGACGTTCTCCCGGCAGTGGGGGAACCAGCTCACGGCGCGCCTGCGCGCGCTGGCCACCGTCTCGATCGACTCGGTCACGATGCGCTCGTACGACGAGTACGTCCGCTCGATCCCGCAGCAGACCGTGATGATCATGTGCACGGTCGAGCCGAGCCGAGCCGCGGCCGTGGTCCAGATCTCGTCGACGATGACGATGGGCTGGGTCGACTACCTGCTCGGCGGGCCCGGGATGGTGATCGGCGACGCCGAGCGCGAGCTCACGGAGATCGAGTTCCAGCTTGTCCGGGACCTGCTGCAGCACTCGCTCAACGACCTCACCTACGCGTTCGCCGCGATCGCGCCGATCACGGTCGGCGCCAAGACCGTGCAGTACAACCCGCAGTTCGTCCAGGCCGTCGCGGCGTCCGCGCCGGTGATCATCGCGAGCTTCACCGTGCGCGTGGGCGACCTCGAAGACACCGCGACGGTGATGCTGCCCGCCGACGTGCTGCTCGCCGGGCTCCGGGACCGCGAGAGCACCGACAGCCGCACGGCCGCCGAGCTCGCCGCGCACGCGGACGCCCTGGCGCGCCTGGCCGCCGGGATCGAGCACGCGCCGGTGCCCGTGGCCGTCCGGTTCGGCCCCATCACCGTGCGCCCCAGCGACGTCGTCGGCCTCGCCGTGGGTGACGTCCTGCACCTGAACCATCCGACCACCCGCCCGCTCGACGTCGTGGTCGACGGCGTCGTTCTCGCCCGGGCTGCGGCCGGGACCCAGGGCACGCGCCTCGCGTGCCTCGTCGTGACCTCCGAGGAGACCTCCTGATGTTTGCCCCCACCGCCCCGGCCCCGCAGGCCCGCGCCGCCGCCGACCTGCTCGTCGGGCTGCTGCCGTCGACCGTCCCGCTCGCGGTCGCGCCAATGGACCCCGCCCGCGGCCCCGCCGCCGGCGCGTCGGCCGTGGTCGCGACGTTCGTGGGCGCGACCAGCGTCGAGCTCATCCTCGTCGCCGAGCAGGCCGTCGCCGACGCGCTCGCCGACAGCGGCGCGACCCCGATCTCGCTCGCGGACGCGCTGCGCCCCGCGCTCGAGGCCGCCGCGAGCGCCTTCGGGCCCGGCGTGCTCGACGTCGCGGAGATCCGCCCCGTGGGCGCCGACCTGACCGGCGAGGGCCTCGCGGCCTTCGGGCTCGTGGCCGACGGCGTCCCGCAGGCCTGGTTCGGGGTCCGCAACCGCAGCCGCGCCGACGTCCCCCAGCAGCGCGACCCGCGCCAGCGCGCCGACCTGCGCCTCCTGTACGACGTCGAGATGACGCTCACGGCGGAGATCGGCCGCACCCGCCTGCCCGTGCGACAGGTCCTCGAGCTCGTTCCTGGCTCGGTGCTGGAGCTCGATCGGGCCGCCGGTGCGCCCGCCGACCTCATGGTCAACGGGCGGCTCATCGCCCGCGGCGAGGTCGTCGTCGTCGACGAGGACTACGGGATCCGGATCACGGAGATCGTGTCGGTCGAGCAGGCGGCCCAGTAGTGGACTCCCTCGTGCTCGGCCTGCGCGTCGCGCTCTCGCTCGCGGCGGTGCTCGGCCTCATCTGGTACCTCGGCCGCCGGGTTGCGGGCACCTCGGGTGCCCGCAAGCAGCGGTCGATGCCGCTGACCGTGATCGGGCGCCAGTCGCTCGGCAAGGGCGCGAGCGTCGCGCTCGTCGAGGTGGCCGGGCGGGTGCTGCTGCTCGGCGTGGGCGACCAGGGCGTGCGCGTGCTCACCGAGATCGAGCCCGCGGCCGACGGCGCGGGCCGGGTCGTCCCCGGCGCCCTCGCCGGGCCGGACCCGGACGCGCTCGGAGTCGAACTCCGCCGGGAGCTCGACCTCGCCGAGCTGCAGCTGCTCGCGGTCGACCGGGCCGCGGTACATCCGGCGGACGCTGACGCGCTGCGGGCCGTCGACGCCGCCGGCGCCGAGCGGCTGGCTGGACTGGCCGGACTGGCCGGGCGGGCCGCGACGGCGAGCGCGCGCGAGGCCGGCTCGCCGCGTGGCGCCCTGCACGGCTCGATCCTGTCCCCGACCACCTGGCGGAGGGCGGTTGACGTCGTCCAGCAGCGGACCGTGCGCCGGTGACGAGCTGCCAGGCCTCGCGGCGCGCGTCGCGCGTCGCGCTCCTCGTCTTGGCGCTGACGGCCCTCCTGGCGCTCGTCGGCGCGACGTCCGCCAGCGCGGAGAGCGCGGCGGAGCTGCGGTCCGCGAGCGTCGTCCTCGTGGCCGGCGCCCCCACCGTGGTGCCAACCCCCCCGACGGACCCGAGCGCCCCGACGGGCCCCGACCCGTCGGTCACGGTCGACCTCAACGGCGTCAACGGCACGCCGAGCAGCTCGATCACGGTCCTGCTCGCGCTGACCGTGCTCTCGGTCGCGCCGGCGCTGCTGCTGATGATGACCAGCTTCACCAAGGTCTTCGTCGTGCTCGCGCTCACCCGCAACGCCCTCGGCACGCAGTCCGTGCCGCCCAACCAGGTGATCGCCGGCCTCGCGCTGTTCCTCAGCCTGTTCATCATGGCGCCCGTGCTCACCGAGGTGAACGACGTCGGCCTCCAGCCGTACCTGAACGGCAGCCAGACGTTCACGCAGGCGGTCGAGGTCGGTCAGGTCCCGCTGCGTGACTTCATGCTTGCGCAGACCCGCGAGGAGGACCTCGCGCTCATGACCCGGGCCGCCGATCTGCCCAACCCTGAGAACCCCGAGTCGGTCTCGACGCTGACGCTCATCCCGGCCTTCATGCTCTCCGAGCTCAGGTCGGCGTTCATCATCGGGTTCGTCGTTTTCGTGCCGTTCCTCGTGATCGACCTCGTGGTGTCCTCGTCGCTGATGGCGATGGGCATGATGATGCTGCCCCCGACCATGATCGCGCTGCCGTTCAAGCTGCTGCTCTTCGTGCTGGTCGACGGCTGGGGCCTGATCGTCACGGCCCTGGTCGGCAGCTACGGGAGCGGCTGACATGGACACCAACGCCGTCCTGGACATCGGCCTCGACGCGCTCCTGCTCGCCGCCAAGCTGTGCGCGCCCGTCCTGATCACGGCCCTCGCGGTCGGGCTGGCCATCTCCCTGCTGCAGTCGATCACGCAGGTGCAGGAGGTCACGCTGAGCTTCGTGCCGAAGGCGATCGCGGTCGGTTTCGTCCTGCTCGTCACCGGGCACTGGATGATCGCCGAGACCGTCAGCTTCACCCAGGAGCTGTTCACCCGCATCCCCGCCCTGCTCAGCGGGGGCTGACCGTGACCCTGACGCTGCCC harbors:
- a CDS encoding flagellar FlbD family protein, with the protein product MTRLNGPQFAINPDLLQRIDSTPDTILTLVDGTKYIVQESMHDVIELITEYRAALVARAQDVQQSLGLRAAPDPADEAQAESALAPPVQLHPRRL
- a CDS encoding OmpA/MotB family protein; this encodes MSAQKGRKPRVHEEEHENHERWAVSYADMMTVLVGLFIVLYAMSQVDQTKFEALRGSLAAGFGNASPTVLTGAAGLMDSAGTVPDTGLPSGPETNQIAPAAAVDPAVDPADVPATDAGADGEVQAVAQARDELTRLLAMQAQIEANLAAVGMAGQVRYVIDARGLVIGLVANDFYFDEGSAALKPAATTVIDAAGPVLAAITDQISIEGHTNATPISGRYATNWELSSDRATQVLRRLVENNAVPGDRIAAVGYGSSRPLVDSGADALTANRRVDLVIHSPLPEPVRELLPSMVTGTGK
- the fliN gene encoding flagellar motor switch protein FliN, yielding MFAPTAPAPQARAAADLLVGLLPSTVPLAVAPMDPARGPAAGASAVVATFVGATSVELILVAEQAVADALADSGATPISLADALRPALEAAASAFGPGVLDVAEIRPVGADLTGEGLAAFGLVADGVPQAWFGVRNRSRADVPQQRDPRQRADLRLLYDVEMTLTAEIGRTRLPVRQVLELVPGSVLELDRAAGAPADLMVNGRLIARGEVVVVDEDYGIRITEIVSVEQAAQ
- a CDS encoding motility protein A; protein product: MDPAAILGVVIAFGAVLASIIFEGSSPMSVLLPAPMLLVIGGTLGAGLTGSTLRDAKRAFASLPAVFTAKLPEPEVTVATLVSLADRARREGLLALEDAAKEIDDAFLKAGLQAAIDGTDPEDLRMILDDKIQTKRAQDRSVGKYFADMGGYAPTIGIIGTVVSLVHVLENLSSPDVLGPLIAAAFVATLWGLLTANLLWLPLASRIKRLSDLECTQMEVAVEGLLAVQAGANPRLVGERLRSLLPASDAKADKPAKKAAA
- a CDS encoding FliO/MopB family protein; the protein is MDSLVLGLRVALSLAAVLGLIWYLGRRVAGTSGARKQRSMPLTVIGRQSLGKGASVALVEVAGRVLLLGVGDQGVRVLTEIEPAADGAGRVVPGALAGPDPDALGVELRRELDLAELQLLAVDRAAVHPADADALRAVDAAGAERLAGLAGLAGRAATASAREAGSPRGALHGSILSPTTWRRAVDVVQQRTVRR
- a CDS encoding flagellar motor switch protein FliM, translated to MADQRTVTDQETKQARVRRGKPGAPEVYDFRRPMTLVRDHARVLEVAFETFSRQWGNQLTARLRALATVSIDSVTMRSYDEYVRSIPQQTVMIMCTVEPSRAAAVVQISSTMTMGWVDYLLGGPGMVIGDAERELTEIEFQLVRDLLQHSLNDLTYAFAAIAPITVGAKTVQYNPQFVQAVAASAPVIIASFTVRVGDLEDTATVMLPADVLLAGLRDRESTDSRTAAELAAHADALARLAAGIEHAPVPVAVRFGPITVRPSDVVGLAVGDVLHLNHPTTRPLDVVVDGVVLARAAAGTQGTRLACLVVTSEETS
- a CDS encoding FliI/YscN family ATPase, which translates into the protein MTATATRWDRALAAARPERVGTVRAVVGLSIEVAGLDCAVGGLVEIGEQPDTVLAEVVATTRDVVRCMPLSAVHGLRAGTPVRSLGRPMTAPVGRGLLGRILDGLGRPIDGRGPLRSTAQVPVDAAAPGALTRARITAPLSLGVKVMDTLTTVGRGQRLGLFAGSGVGKSSLLSMIARGTDAELTVISLVGERGREVREFIEDDLGPEGLARSVVVVATSDEPALVRLRSAFLATRIAESYRDEGADVVLMMDSLTRVAMAQREIGLSVGEPPATRGYPPSTFALLARLLERAGTGPTGSVTGLYTVLVDGDDHNEPIADAARSILDGHIVLDRKLAVAGHFPSVDALASISRVASRVTTDEQRRLATVLRRVMAARRQAQDLLDVGAYAAGTNPLVDAAVAHADAIDHFLRQRMDEQVPAPDSWQQLAALVTRLGVA
- a CDS encoding flagellar hook protein FlgE gives rise to the protein MLRSLFSGISGLKAHQTMLDVSGNNIANVNTTGYKSSQTQFQDTLSQVISTATAGTNAAGGTNPAQVGLGVRVAGITTNFTQGAAQLTNVSTDMMISGDGFFTVRSGAQTLFTRAGGFSFDSTGHLVTASGAFVQGWAATDGAINTNGGLSDLQLPTEAMGAKASTAASFTGNVPTDADGTAADIVRTIDVFDNLGQSRTVTLTFSNTAAGAWSVAASDGSAAVAATPLAFDAAGKLTSPTSLALGAVAVDIGAITGFASLSTLAAGTQDGQEAGTLQSFALSSDGTLMGSYSNGLTQAIGQLALATFNNPAGLEKTGDSMYTTSVNSGAAEIGTAGTGGRGSLANGALEMSNVDLSSEFTNLIIAQRGFQANARVITTSDSLLEELVNLKR
- a CDS encoding flagellar FliJ family protein yields the protein MERAFRLAGLLRLRKLQEDQAAARLAAANAALRRTQVRRDGTYASLARHALPDGDHRAWGVAVAGRAALGGLLGEATTAVVGAHERVTLDTSAWSATRSRSVGLEKLEDKHRVIVQHEDDRLEQIVLDEIASRGPRGIQVPSTTGEQR
- a CDS encoding flagellar basal body-associated FliL family protein encodes the protein MSIEQRVVSSAGRSVGGIRAGRGKPEPEPVAEAPKKRFGKPSKKVLIIAVAVLLVVAGAVYFFLLKPGGSDTPAAEPAPVAGEVLTVDAVSVNLVDGHYLRLGLGLQLTEGEHEGVDPAKALDLAIALFSGHTVAEVTDPATREALKAELVAELSEAYEGEVMDVYLTDFVTQ
- a CDS encoding flagellar hook-length control protein FliK encodes the protein MSMQAVAAPARAEQGGAPTGRGRRDGAASSTAFAAVLGSELAQPESAQPEPAQPESGQPELAPPEFAQPDAQPEADVVAVPVDVRPVPAAVLAAVLASPPADAADVRAAAADASPRDHAVVDDAVVDDAVVDAVTDPTIGPNAVEQGLPGANLGSLTVTAVPAAGAPVAAPVVPTSAQAVTAPAPTASGPAAPTPTALATTAPATTSLAATAPAAASLPGPSAGPALGGAARPLAAVAPAPLVPAAVAPVAAPAIDGAAPAQGETARSVAVGGPGVTFGAYLAASAAAPVGRTPASALTASTGSTAVTAAAESTASPTATAAVAPTGAPATLAAALVAGLVPAAGPALRAGATSTDEAAIRGAGPVLAAAPAAAEPSSVAAATGSPTSTVAPAAPGDPAAALAGAPSLVPATPAAPVATATPAAPLPSVAPERAVATQLAGPIAELRSAGPGEHVLVVRVSPESIGPVRVLAHLGADGVRIELLGGSDQAKEALRAALPDLRRELAAVGLNAALSLGSDGRQPGPAGGGFGHTGSEGSRARGEPHAAGSGQQGRAGSGADGSAADLPPVRTGAAGARRLDITI
- a CDS encoding C40 family peptidase, which codes for MTAITEIQGRIGEIQAAMQTLRTGATQTSATTSASAAAALAAATTESSTSFADALAALTGTGATATATTGDTTAGSTTATGASLVAAAGKYVGVPYVWGGEDPATGLDCSGLVQRAMADLGIDVPRVAKDQAKLGTAVASLDEAKAGDLLVFDGGSHIGIYVGDGRMIDAPKPGKSVAVRDVFETPTAIRRVLPEASAPTADTSTVTTTADLQRYALTMMSQRVAA
- a CDS encoding flagellar hook assembly protein FlgD, producing MTVESIAAASAGTSLTSDVVGGGMYTGTAAAKDTASNTLDKQAFLELLVTQLRNQDPSSPMDSNTLMAQTTQMASMESLTEISTTSREAFALQMRASAAALVGQSVSYSNGTETITGIATSVSYAASVPTVTVGGKAVPLDSISTVSTTATTTP